One Gemmatimonadaceae bacterium DNA window includes the following coding sequences:
- the trmFO gene encoding methylenetetrahydrofolate--tRNA-(uracil(54)-C(5))-methyltransferase (FADH(2)-oxidizing) TrmFO has product MSKSGSAVHIVGGGLAGSEAAWQLAERGHAVVLHEMRPVRGTEAHKTDRLAELVCSNTFKSTELSNAHGLLKAEMRALGSLILTAADEARVAAGSALAVDRDLFSAGVHDRLLAHPRLTVVREEVTALPSPGIIATGPLTSSALAEAIRARLGGEALAFYDAIAPIIAVDSIDHTVAFRASRYDKETMDGASDEGAYLNCPFTRAEYEAFIDALGSADQFHAHEFDAVPYFEGCMPAEEMVKRGRDTLRFGPMKPVGLTDPRTGRRPWAALQLRREDKGGQMWNMVGFQTRLRIPEQQRVFRMVPGLAEAEFLRYGSIHRNSYLNTPASLTPHLSLRDDAQLLFAGQLTGVEGYTESSATGLLAGINLSRLLRGEAPVLPPPRTMLGALYRYLREADPRHFQPMNANFGLLDELPDPPRDKRLKKERLSERALGELAEWMAATGEAPVSVGAR; this is encoded by the coding sequence ATGTCGAAGTCCGGGAGCGCGGTTCACATCGTCGGCGGAGGGCTCGCCGGGAGCGAGGCGGCGTGGCAGCTCGCCGAGCGTGGGCACGCGGTGGTGCTGCATGAAATGCGGCCGGTGCGCGGCACGGAGGCGCACAAGACCGACCGGCTGGCCGAACTCGTCTGCTCCAACACCTTCAAGAGCACCGAACTTTCCAACGCGCACGGACTGCTCAAAGCCGAGATGCGCGCACTCGGCTCGCTCATCCTCACGGCGGCCGACGAGGCACGTGTCGCGGCCGGTTCGGCGCTGGCGGTGGACCGCGACCTCTTCTCGGCGGGAGTGCACGATCGCCTGCTGGCGCATCCGCGCCTGACGGTGGTGCGCGAGGAGGTGACCGCGCTTCCCTCGCCGGGAATCATCGCTACGGGGCCGCTGACATCCAGCGCGCTGGCCGAGGCGATCCGCGCGCGCCTGGGCGGCGAGGCGCTTGCCTTCTACGACGCCATCGCGCCCATCATCGCCGTCGACTCGATCGACCACACGGTCGCCTTTCGCGCCTCGCGCTACGACAAGGAGACAATGGATGGGGCGAGTGACGAAGGGGCGTACCTCAACTGCCCGTTCACGCGCGCCGAGTACGAGGCCTTCATCGACGCGTTAGGCTCGGCGGACCAGTTTCATGCGCATGAGTTCGACGCGGTCCCGTACTTCGAGGGGTGCATGCCCGCCGAGGAGATGGTGAAGCGCGGGCGCGACACGCTGCGGTTCGGGCCCATGAAGCCGGTGGGGCTCACCGACCCGCGCACCGGGCGCCGTCCGTGGGCGGCGTTGCAGCTGCGGCGCGAGGACAAGGGTGGCCAGATGTGGAACATGGTGGGTTTCCAGACGCGGCTTCGGATCCCCGAGCAGCAGCGCGTCTTCCGCATGGTCCCGGGGCTCGCCGAGGCCGAGTTCCTGCGCTACGGCTCCATCCACCGCAACAGCTACCTCAACACGCCGGCCTCGCTCACGCCGCATCTCTCGCTGCGCGACGATGCGCAGCTGCTCTTTGCCGGGCAGCTCACCGGGGTGGAGGGATACACGGAAAGCTCGGCGACCGGGCTGCTGGCGGGGATCAACCTGTCGCGACTCCTGCGCGGCGAGGCGCCGGTGCTCCCGCCGCCACGCACCATGCTGGGTGCGCTCTATCGCTACCTGCGCGAGGCCGATCCGCGCCACTTCCAGCCAATGAACGCCAACTTCGGATTGCTGGACGAGCTCCCCGACCCGCCGCGCGACAAGCGGCTCAAGAAGGAGCGGCTGTCGGAGCGCGCGTTAGGCGAGCTGGCGGAGTGGATGGCCGCCACCGGCGAGGCGCCGGTGAGCGTCGGCGCGCGATGA
- the topA gene encoding type I DNA topoisomerase — protein MPVKKKAVDETEAPTTRRIAGRGASARPSAKKSTKRTAAAKRSKSTKAPAASTRTRRSAAVAEVEEPVVAGTSALVIVESPAKAKTIGKYLGRGYRVKATIGHVRDLPEKKLGIDVDKGFEPEYVTIAGKEKTMAELKAAAKESTAVFIATDPDREGEAIGWHVAEQIRRKGGAPIRRILFHEITKDAVRSAMDRPRDIDMKLVDAQQARRVLDRLVGYKASPLLWKTVKKGLSAGRVQTVALRLIVEREREIRAFRAQEYWSVAAELEKGGQKFTAKLHAIDEKKVEIPNAGMATGIVDDVTRAAAQLAASLKKSAQGALGVFPVADVKRRERRKNPAAPFTTSTLQQEAAKKLGFGSKRTMRLAQDLYEGIELGKDEGAVGLISYMRTDSTRVAESAALQAREVLEQQFGKGYLATAPQLYGSTSARGQAAQAANAQDAHESVRPTDPSRTPDSVRKYLKDDQFKLYQLIWQRFMASQMAPAIFDTTTIDFKVEGDARRYQFRATGSVVKFRGFLALYREAREDGEGKALEDEQALPVAEVGEKIPLNALTPNQHFTEPPPRYSEASLVKELERLGIGRPSTYASIISTLADRRYVLLEQRRFTPTSLGESVEKVMVKQFPNVFNVGFTSEMEEELDKIEDGSLEWRRVLKDFWRPFEESLEDVDLPALIGEAHDLSALDKERCPKCGGKLVPKGGFFGPFVACENHPKNCDYTRPVSGERKPAQLTEYKCHECGAPMVVRHGRTGDFLGCSKFPKCRGTRSMPTGVRCPKDNGEIAQRRSKARGKIFFGCENYPNCDFVVWDRPVAETCPECGYVGAEGKSNKTRGEYRRCLKCQNEWDVTRPEEEVAAAV, from the coding sequence ATGCCAGTCAAGAAGAAAGCTGTCGACGAGACCGAAGCGCCAACCACGCGCCGCATTGCGGGGCGTGGCGCTTCTGCACGACCGTCGGCCAAGAAGAGCACCAAGCGCACGGCGGCGGCCAAGCGGAGCAAGTCGACCAAGGCTCCCGCCGCGTCGACGCGCACTCGGCGAAGCGCCGCTGTCGCCGAGGTCGAGGAGCCAGTTGTCGCCGGAACGTCGGCGCTGGTGATCGTCGAGTCGCCGGCCAAGGCCAAGACCATCGGGAAGTACCTGGGGCGCGGCTATCGCGTGAAGGCGACCATCGGGCACGTGCGTGACCTCCCGGAGAAGAAGCTGGGGATCGATGTCGACAAGGGATTCGAGCCCGAGTACGTCACGATTGCCGGGAAGGAGAAGACGATGGCCGAGTTGAAGGCTGCGGCGAAGGAATCGACCGCCGTCTTCATCGCCACCGACCCTGATCGCGAGGGCGAGGCAATCGGCTGGCACGTGGCGGAGCAGATCCGCCGGAAGGGGGGGGCGCCGATCCGGCGCATCCTCTTCCATGAGATCACCAAGGATGCGGTGCGCTCGGCGATGGATCGCCCGCGCGACATCGACATGAAGCTCGTCGACGCGCAACAGGCGCGGCGCGTGCTGGACCGCCTCGTCGGCTACAAGGCGTCGCCACTGCTGTGGAAGACGGTGAAGAAGGGGCTCTCGGCGGGGCGCGTGCAGACCGTGGCGTTGCGGCTGATTGTCGAGCGCGAGCGCGAGATTCGCGCATTCCGGGCGCAGGAGTACTGGTCGGTTGCCGCGGAGCTGGAGAAGGGCGGGCAGAAGTTCACCGCCAAGCTGCACGCGATCGACGAGAAGAAGGTGGAGATCCCCAACGCGGGAATGGCGACGGGGATCGTGGACGACGTGACGCGCGCCGCGGCGCAGCTGGCGGCGTCGCTGAAGAAGTCGGCGCAGGGGGCGTTAGGCGTCTTTCCTGTCGCCGACGTCAAGCGCCGCGAGCGCCGCAAGAACCCGGCGGCGCCGTTCACCACCTCGACGCTGCAGCAGGAGGCGGCCAAGAAGCTCGGCTTCGGCTCCAAGCGCACCATGCGCCTGGCGCAGGATCTCTACGAGGGGATCGAGCTGGGGAAGGATGAAGGGGCGGTCGGCCTCATCTCGTACATGCGTACCGACTCCACGCGCGTGGCGGAGAGCGCGGCGCTGCAGGCGCGCGAGGTGCTGGAGCAGCAGTTCGGCAAGGGATACCTGGCCACGGCGCCGCAGCTCTACGGCTCGACGTCGGCGCGCGGACAGGCGGCACAGGCGGCCAACGCGCAGGACGCGCACGAAAGCGTGCGCCCCACCGACCCGTCGCGCACCCCCGATTCGGTGCGGAAGTACCTCAAGGACGACCAGTTCAAGTTGTACCAGCTCATCTGGCAGCGCTTCATGGCGTCGCAGATGGCGCCGGCGATCTTCGACACGACCACCATCGACTTCAAGGTCGAGGGCGACGCGCGGCGCTACCAGTTCCGTGCAACCGGCTCCGTGGTGAAGTTCCGCGGCTTCCTGGCGCTCTATCGCGAGGCGCGCGAGGACGGCGAGGGGAAGGCGCTCGAGGACGAGCAGGCGCTCCCGGTGGCCGAGGTGGGGGAGAAGATCCCGCTCAACGCGCTCACCCCCAACCAGCACTTCACGGAGCCGCCGCCGCGCTACTCCGAGGCGTCGCTGGTGAAGGAGCTGGAGCGGCTGGGGATCGGGCGCCCGTCGACGTACGCGTCGATCATCTCCACGCTGGCTGACCGGCGCTACGTCCTGCTGGAGCAGCGCCGCTTCACCCCCACGTCGTTAGGCGAGAGCGTGGAGAAGGTGATGGTCAAGCAGTTCCCCAACGTCTTCAACGTGGGCTTCACGTCGGAGATGGAGGAGGAACTCGACAAGATCGAGGACGGCTCGCTCGAGTGGCGCCGCGTGCTGAAGGACTTCTGGCGCCCGTTCGAGGAATCGCTCGAGGACGTCGACCTTCCGGCGCTCATCGGCGAGGCGCACGACCTCTCGGCGCTGGACAAGGAGCGCTGCCCCAAGTGCGGTGGCAAGCTGGTGCCCAAGGGGGGCTTCTTCGGCCCGTTCGTCGCCTGCGAGAACCATCCCAAGAACTGCGACTACACGCGCCCCGTCTCCGGTGAGCGCAAGCCGGCGCAGCTGACGGAGTACAAGTGCCACGAATGCGGCGCGCCAATGGTCGTGCGCCATGGCCGCACCGGCGACTTCCTCGGTTGCTCGAAGTTTCCCAAGTGTCGCGGCACGCGCTCCATGCCCACCGGGGTGCGCTGCCCCAAGGACAACGGAGAAATCGCCCAGCGCCGCAGCAAGGCGCGCGGGAAGATCTTCTTCGGCTGCGAGAACTACCCCAACTGCGACTTCGTGGTGTGGGACCGCCCCGTTGCCGAGACCTGCCCGGAGTGCGGCTACGTCGGCGCCGAGGGCAAGTCGAACAAGACGCGCGGCGAGTACCGCCGCTGCCTCAAGTGCCAGAACGAGTGGGACGTGACGCGCCCCGAGGAGGAAGTGGCGGCAGCAGTCTGA
- a CDS encoding DUF494 family protein, giving the protein MDDRLSHLLTRLRERFPGGAEVSEVEAFLSSEGYDRREIGEIMLAWLTDNSLHAEPRPASVKSSSIPFRVLGPHERGRFTTEAWGHLLSLSHAGLVTATELEGVIDRALSQLEGRIALDDLRALMESGGPDELGPPPDHVTIH; this is encoded by the coding sequence ATGGACGATCGCCTGTCGCACCTCCTGACCCGGCTCCGCGAACGCTTTCCCGGCGGCGCGGAGGTCTCGGAGGTCGAGGCATTCCTGTCGTCGGAAGGGTACGATCGGCGCGAAATCGGTGAGATCATGTTGGCTTGGCTCACCGATAATTCACTGCACGCCGAACCCCGGCCGGCTTCGGTCAAGTCGTCGTCCATCCCGTTCCGGGTACTCGGCCCGCACGAGCGCGGGCGCTTCACGACCGAGGCGTGGGGGCACCTGCTCTCGCTCTCCCACGCCGGCCTGGTGACCGCCACCGAGCTGGAAGGGGTCATCGATCGCGCGCTCTCGCAGCTCGAGGGACGCATCGCCCTGGATGATCTTCGCGCACTGATGGAGTCGGGAGGGCCCGACGAGTTGGGCCCCCCTCCCGACCATGTGACCATACACTGA
- the aroC gene encoding chorismate synthase produces MLRFTTAGESHGPALVSILEGVPAGLPVTAEQVNADLSRRQQGYGRGRRMQIEKDEIEFLSGVRGGETLGGPVAMLVRNRDWKNWAEIMDPALRPEDASGARKRAVTRPRPGHADLAGLLKYDRDDARDILERASARETTARVAAGAICRQLLAAFGVRVESHVISLGGIDAKIPALLPHDLNLVADASPVRTLDPDAEQRMIELIDEAKRAGNTLGGVCEVLVSGLPVGLGSHVSWDRKLDGRLAAAVMSIPAVKGVEIGLGFEAAERPGSQVHDEIDAAAGRTLAGNVQRRSNRAGGLEGGITTGEPLVVRVAMKPIATLMRPLGTVEIPTGEAAAAVAERSDVTAVPAMGVIAEAMVAFVLAQAWLEKFGGDSLRETRRNVEGYLGRVAQRVGSGRLAAAVAADGSSTGDAAPDSAPAPAAARPDGATVADPA; encoded by the coding sequence ATGCTCCGTTTCACCACCGCGGGCGAGTCGCACGGTCCCGCGCTCGTCTCGATCCTCGAGGGGGTCCCGGCCGGACTCCCGGTCACCGCCGAGCAGGTCAACGCCGACCTTTCCCGCCGCCAGCAGGGGTACGGCCGCGGGCGGCGCATGCAGATCGAGAAGGACGAGATCGAGTTCCTGTCGGGGGTGCGCGGCGGCGAGACGTTAGGCGGTCCGGTGGCGATGCTGGTGCGCAACCGCGACTGGAAGAACTGGGCGGAGATCATGGACCCGGCGTTGCGCCCCGAGGATGCCTCAGGGGCGCGCAAGCGCGCGGTGACGCGCCCGCGGCCGGGACACGCCGACCTGGCGGGGCTCCTCAAGTACGATCGCGACGACGCCCGCGACATCCTGGAGCGCGCCTCGGCGCGCGAGACGACGGCGCGCGTGGCCGCCGGCGCCATCTGCCGCCAACTGCTCGCCGCCTTTGGCGTCCGCGTCGAGTCGCATGTCATCTCGCTGGGCGGGATCGATGCCAAGATCCCGGCGCTTCTTCCGCACGACCTCAACCTGGTGGCCGACGCCTCGCCCGTGCGCACGCTCGACCCCGATGCCGAGCAGCGGATGATCGAGCTGATCGACGAGGCCAAGCGCGCCGGCAACACGTTAGGCGGCGTGTGCGAGGTGCTGGTGAGCGGGCTCCCCGTAGGGTTGGGGTCGCACGTGTCGTGGGACCGCAAGCTCGATGGGCGGCTCGCGGCGGCCGTGATGTCGATTCCCGCCGTGAAGGGGGTCGAGATCGGGCTGGGCTTCGAGGCGGCCGAGCGCCCGGGCTCGCAGGTGCACGACGAGATCGACGCCGCCGCCGGCCGCACGCTGGCCGGCAACGTCCAGCGGCGCAGCAATCGCGCCGGCGGGTTGGAGGGAGGGATCACCACGGGGGAGCCGCTCGTTGTGCGCGTGGCCATGAAGCCGATTGCCACGCTCATGCGCCCGTTAGGCACGGTGGAGATTCCCACGGGCGAGGCGGCGGCGGCGGTGGCCGAGCGCTCCGACGTCACGGCCGTGCCGGCAATGGGAGTCATCGCCGAGGCGATGGTTGCGTTCGTGCTCGCGCAGGCGTGGCTGGAGAAGTTCGGCGGCGACTCGCTGCGCGAGACCAGGCGCAACGTCGAGGGCTACCTGGGGCGCGTGGCGCAGCGCGTGGGGAGCGGGCGCCTGGCGGCGGCCGTTGCGGCTGACGGAAGTTCCACCGGCGATGCGGCGCCCGACAGCGCTCCGGCGCCTGCCGCCGCGCGGCCAGACGGCGCGACGGTCGCGGACCCCGCGTGA
- a CDS encoding AMIN domain-containing protein, with protein sequence MRRFWTLAALPAVALCVGASTARAAHIDPSDVRTPVDAASAVTGLSLVPGQGQAEVVIALSGPVAVQDFTVPTPHRIVLDLTGARLGSLGTGYDRVARGGITNIRTSQYRVDVVRVVLDVDGPRAYTVTRGDGEVRIAIKGDASFAAWHSSGALLAESIAPSAPTPAAPRAEEKVTTEVSAGAVEKSDAAPATQDDTTSAVEAAIARAASQARAEPRAEPRAERAAPADTESARPAQPAARAQQRPAQQPRITVTWSDADIRDVLAGFATFSGRTLVVGKEVTGTVTAEIKDQPWDVALKAILEAQGLAASEDPSGIITVDSYKNILEKQSSEPVTTQMVNINYVAATSLVSTVQGLLYKECPIGASTGGGNPGQGGAAGMNSGCIIRGTVAADSGTNSLIITEVTSRLPDLLQYVKGLDVRTPQVALKAKIISVSRTQIEQLGLSYDLGSSGTFFNTLLPRIPEGQTSPGTFDSRVELGGDALAGVSNATRKYKQGSALNLIFSTALGKYSLTSFLDALRETQLSDIQAEPSIVTLDNRQARMFVGQETPVRVIDAGSIAQIGAPARANVQFRETGIILTVTPHITNNRQIRMTMEAEQSDLNIVGGDLGFIINKRNAKTQLLVNNGETAVIGGLTQTQVNKNKSGIPILSELPLIGRLFSQTETREEKKDLLILITPHIIDEGEAVRPPDGSSK encoded by the coding sequence ATGAGGCGTTTCTGGACGCTGGCCGCACTGCCGGCCGTCGCGCTGTGCGTCGGCGCGTCGACCGCGCGCGCTGCGCACATCGATCCGTCGGATGTTCGCACGCCAGTCGACGCCGCCAGCGCGGTCACCGGGCTCTCGCTCGTGCCGGGCCAGGGGCAGGCAGAAGTGGTGATCGCGCTCTCCGGACCGGTCGCGGTACAGGACTTCACCGTCCCCACCCCGCACCGCATCGTGCTCGACCTCACCGGCGCCCGCCTCGGGTCGCTGGGAACGGGCTACGATCGCGTCGCCCGCGGCGGGATTACCAACATCCGCACGTCGCAGTACCGCGTCGACGTGGTGCGCGTGGTGCTCGATGTCGATGGCCCGCGCGCCTACACGGTGACGCGTGGCGACGGCGAAGTGCGCATCGCCATCAAGGGTGACGCCTCGTTCGCCGCCTGGCACTCGTCAGGCGCCCTCCTCGCCGAGTCGATCGCGCCCTCCGCGCCGACGCCGGCCGCGCCGCGCGCCGAGGAGAAGGTGACGACGGAAGTCTCCGCCGGCGCCGTCGAGAAGTCCGACGCCGCCCCGGCAACGCAGGACGACACCACGTCCGCGGTTGAGGCGGCGATCGCCCGCGCCGCATCGCAGGCCCGCGCCGAGCCGCGCGCCGAGCCGCGCGCCGAGCGCGCCGCGCCGGCCGATACGGAATCGGCGCGTCCGGCGCAGCCCGCCGCGCGCGCGCAGCAGCGCCCCGCGCAGCAGCCGCGCATCACCGTCACCTGGTCGGACGCCGACATCCGCGACGTCCTCGCCGGCTTTGCCACCTTCTCCGGGCGCACGCTCGTGGTGGGGAAGGAAGTGACGGGAACGGTGACGGCCGAGATCAAGGACCAGCCCTGGGACGTCGCCCTCAAGGCGATTCTCGAGGCGCAGGGACTCGCCGCGAGCGAGGACCCGTCCGGGATCATCACGGTCGACAGCTACAAGAACATCCTCGAGAAGCAGTCGAGCGAGCCGGTCACGACGCAGATGGTCAACATCAACTATGTCGCGGCCACCTCGCTGGTGAGTACGGTACAGGGGCTCCTGTACAAGGAATGCCCGATCGGCGCCTCCACGGGGGGCGGAAACCCCGGGCAGGGGGGTGCGGCGGGGATGAACAGTGGCTGCATCATCCGCGGCACGGTTGCCGCCGACAGCGGCACCAACTCGCTCATCATCACCGAAGTCACGTCGCGCCTCCCCGACCTCCTGCAGTACGTGAAGGGACTCGACGTCCGCACGCCGCAGGTGGCGCTCAAGGCGAAGATCATCTCGGTGTCGCGCACGCAGATCGAGCAACTCGGCCTGTCGTACGACCTGGGCTCGAGCGGGACCTTCTTCAACACGCTCCTCCCGCGCATTCCCGAGGGGCAGACCTCGCCGGGAACGTTCGACTCGCGCGTGGAGCTGGGCGGTGACGCGCTGGCCGGCGTCTCGAACGCCACGCGCAAGTACAAGCAGGGCTCGGCGCTCAACCTGATCTTCTCCACCGCGTTAGGCAAGTACTCGCTCACGTCGTTCCTCGACGCGCTGCGCGAGACGCAGCTGTCGGACATCCAGGCCGAGCCGAGCATCGTCACGCTCGACAACCGCCAGGCCCGCATGTTCGTGGGCCAGGAGACGCCGGTCCGCGTGATCGACGCCGGGTCTATCGCCCAGATCGGGGCGCCGGCCCGCGCCAACGTGCAGTTCCGCGAGACCGGCATCATCCTCACGGTCACGCCGCACATCACCAACAACCGGCAGATCCGCATGACCATGGAGGCCGAGCAGTCGGACCTCAACATCGTCGGCGGCGACCTGGGCTTCATCATCAACAAGCGCAACGCCAAGACGCAGCTCCTCGTGAACAACGGCGAGACGGCGGTCATCGGCGGGCTCACGCAGACGCAGGTCAACAAGAACAAGTCGGGGATCCCGATCCTTTCCGAGCTTCCGCTCATCGGCAGGCTCTTCTCGCAGACCGAGACGCGCGAGGAGAAGAAGGACCTGCTGATCCTCATCACGCCGCACATCATCGACGAAGGCGAAGCCGTTCGCCCGCCCGATGGGAGCAGCAAGTAA
- the pilO gene encoding type 4a pilus biogenesis protein PilO, translating to MAFPPKSQREQAMLLVSIAALALIGLYWTYVFSPKGAEIVTLTQRVDTLESRNGRARAELKTGNVEALKAEAAQHARDLEVMRQLVPTGNEVPALLEQVSTAARRVGLDIATVQPEPVIEGDQFDTYRYKIMVTGGYHSVAEFLTNVGSLTRIIAPVNVALTPSAMGSRDGGAKDKRSVGGSQLDTKFEIQTYVARTSGSPKGGKS from the coding sequence ATGGCCTTCCCTCCGAAGTCCCAGCGCGAGCAGGCCATGCTCCTCGTGAGCATCGCGGCGCTCGCCCTCATTGGTCTCTACTGGACGTACGTCTTCTCGCCCAAGGGCGCGGAGATCGTGACGCTCACGCAGCGCGTCGACACGCTGGAGTCGCGCAACGGCCGCGCCCGCGCCGAACTCAAGACGGGGAATGTCGAGGCGCTCAAGGCCGAGGCGGCGCAGCATGCGCGCGACCTCGAAGTCATGCGCCAGCTCGTCCCCACGGGGAACGAGGTCCCGGCGCTCCTCGAACAGGTCTCCACCGCGGCACGCCGCGTGGGGCTCGACATCGCGACGGTGCAGCCGGAGCCGGTGATCGAGGGCGACCAGTTCGACACGTATCGCTACAAGATCATGGTGACGGGTGGCTACCACTCGGTCGCCGAGTTCCTCACGAACGTGGGCTCGCTCACCCGCATCATCGCGCCGGTCAACGTGGCGCTCACGCCGTCGGCGATGGGCTCCCGCGACGGCGGCGCGAAGGACAAGCGGTCGGTCGGCGGCTCGCAGCTCGACACGAAGTTCGAGATCCAGACCTACGTCGCCAGGACGTCGGGGAGCCCCAAGGGAGGGAAGTCATGA
- a CDS encoding PilN domain-containing protein, protein MIEINLLPGADKSKGRGAGFSLKTAVAGASARVRDPYLISAVACVVIAAAAIGGMHLTQRSRLSELEVREQQAVRDSSRFAVVLKERRKAEAKRDSVVRQLEIIRSIDNDRFVWPHILDEVSRALPPYTWLKSISQTSGTSAPAAGPAAPAKDPKQTAAAGETPAAAAAKKQDPQPSTEALRFRLIGNTVDIQALTRFMKLLETSPFVQNVQLARSELVMVDGKEVTEFQLDAEYERPEKALITTAPVSLSVK, encoded by the coding sequence ATGATCGAAATCAATCTTCTCCCAGGCGCCGACAAGTCGAAGGGGCGCGGAGCGGGGTTCTCGCTCAAGACCGCCGTGGCCGGTGCCTCGGCGCGCGTGCGCGATCCCTATCTCATCTCCGCCGTGGCCTGCGTCGTCATTGCCGCCGCTGCCATCGGCGGGATGCACCTCACCCAGCGATCCAGGCTCTCCGAGCTCGAGGTGCGGGAGCAACAGGCGGTGCGCGACTCGTCGCGCTTTGCCGTCGTGCTCAAGGAACGTCGCAAGGCCGAAGCCAAGCGTGACTCGGTGGTTCGCCAGCTCGAGATCATCCGCTCGATCGACAACGATCGCTTCGTCTGGCCGCACATCCTCGACGAGGTGTCGCGCGCGCTCCCGCCGTACACCTGGCTCAAGTCGATCTCGCAGACGAGCGGGACATCGGCGCCGGCGGCCGGCCCCGCCGCCCCGGCCAAGGACCCCAAACAGACGGCAGCAGCGGGTGAGACTCCCGCCGCCGCCGCCGCGAAGAAGCAGGACCCGCAGCCCAGCACCGAGGCGCTGCGCTTTCGCCTGATCGGCAACACGGTCGACATCCAGGCGCTGACGCGCTTCATGAAGCTCCTCGAAACGTCGCCGTTCGTGCAGAACGTGCAGCTGGCGCGCTCGGAGCTGGTGATGGTCGATGGCAAGGAAGTCACCGAGTTCCAGCTGGACGCCGAATACGAGCGCCCGGAGAAGGCACTCATCACGACCGCCCCCGTTTCCCTCTCGGTGAAGTAG
- the pilM gene encoding type IV pilus assembly protein PilM, with protein MALFGRKKTTIGLDVGSGLIKVAVIDHGRGEPELAKVVITPLLADAIVEGEIMDPGIVTDAIRSAIEQSGLKTKDVVTAVGGRDVIIKKIQIERVKEQQARELMRWEAEQHVPFDMESVELDFQILDPEGDGMEMSVLLVAAKRDLIETKMRLLTDAGLGTAIVDVDAFALHNAFEVNHPDAMSGVVGLINIGHEVTNINILDEGVPILTRDLTVGTRRFREDLQRERGLGADEAEALLQGYDRSPHLDAVIENRGEEIAVGVERAAAFLASSSRSGGQMRAVYLCGGGARVPGLADALGRRLRLPVEQANPLANIRVREGALDNLVTDEVAPLLMLPIGLALRKAA; from the coding sequence ATGGCGCTCTTCGGTCGCAAGAAGACGACGATTGGCCTCGACGTCGGCTCGGGGCTCATCAAGGTCGCGGTCATCGACCACGGCCGCGGCGAGCCGGAACTCGCAAAAGTCGTCATCACGCCGTTGCTCGCCGACGCGATCGTCGAGGGCGAGATCATGGATCCCGGTATCGTCACCGATGCCATCCGCAGCGCCATCGAACAGTCTGGCCTAAAGACGAAAGACGTCGTGACGGCCGTCGGCGGGCGCGACGTCATCATCAAGAAGATCCAGATCGAGCGCGTCAAGGAGCAGCAGGCGCGCGAACTGATGCGCTGGGAAGCCGAGCAGCACGTCCCCTTCGACATGGAGTCGGTGGAACTCGACTTCCAGATCCTCGATCCCGAGGGCGATGGCATGGAGATGAGCGTCCTGCTCGTCGCCGCCAAGCGCGACCTCATCGAGACGAAGATGCGCCTCCTCACCGACGCCGGGCTCGGCACCGCGATCGTCGACGTCGACGCCTTCGCGCTGCATAACGCCTTCGAGGTCAACCACCCGGACGCGATGAGCGGTGTGGTGGGGCTGATCAACATCGGCCACGAAGTCACCAACATCAACATCCTCGACGAAGGCGTCCCGATCCTCACCCGTGACCTCACGGTGGGGACGCGCCGCTTCCGCGAGGATCTGCAGCGCGAGCGCGGGCTCGGCGCCGATGAGGCCGAGGCGCTCCTGCAGGGCTACGATCGCTCGCCGCACCTGGATGCGGTGATCGAGAACCGCGGTGAGGAGATCGCCGTCGGTGTCGAGCGCGCCGCCGCCTTCCTGGCGTCGTCGTCGCGCTCCGGCGGGCAGATGCGCGCCGTGTACCTCTGCGGCGGTGGTGCCCGCGTCCCGGGGCTCGCCGATGCATTGGGACGCCGCCTGCGCCTCCCGGTGGAGCAGGCCAACCCGCTCGCCAACATCCGCGTGCGCGAGGGCGCGCTCGACAACCTCGTCACCGACGAAGTCGCCCCGCTCCTCATGCTCCCCATTGGCCTCGCCCTGCGCAAGGCTGCCTGA
- a CDS encoding prepilin-type N-terminal cleavage/methylation domain-containing protein: protein MSRIARRHPTPPSRPGFTLVETVVALVLLAIAALGVASVSTFVARLAATARAVALATRETAHVVDSLRAAPCHALAAGTASTSAGVVRWSVAAPAGTRRVHAVLTPTSPRVGTPVVEEAIIPCE, encoded by the coding sequence ATGTCTCGCATCGCTCGTCGTCACCCCACGCCTCCATCGCGGCCGGGATTCACCCTGGTCGAGACGGTCGTGGCGCTGGTCCTCCTCGCCATCGCCGCGCTCGGCGTTGCCTCCGTCTCCACCTTCGTGGCGCGGCTCGCCGCAACGGCGCGCGCCGTGGCGCTCGCGACGCGGGAGACGGCACACGTCGTCGATTCGCTGCGCGCGGCCCCCTGCCATGCGCTTGCCGCCGGCACCGCGAGCACGAGCGCGGGAGTCGTGCGATGGTCGGTGGCAGCGCCGGCCGGGACACGTCGGGTGCACGCCGTCCTCACCCCCACATCGCCGCGCGTCGGCACCCCGGTGGTGGAGGAGGCCATCATCCCGTGCGAGTAA